Proteins encoded together in one Nocardioides marinisabuli window:
- a CDS encoding helix-turn-helix domain-containing protein: MVLFRRLLGDVLRAQRVERGMTLREVSAQARVSLGYISEIERGQKEASSELLASLCGALDVPLSSVLRSVSDAVALEEALSAATPIVPRPAAASAAAGRSRDDVVASAA, from the coding sequence ATGGTGCTGTTTCGTCGGTTGCTCGGCGACGTGCTCCGCGCGCAGCGCGTCGAGCGCGGGATGACCCTGCGCGAGGTCTCGGCGCAGGCGCGCGTCAGCCTCGGCTACATCTCCGAGATCGAGCGCGGCCAGAAGGAGGCCTCCTCCGAGCTCCTGGCCTCGCTGTGCGGCGCGCTCGACGTGCCGTTGTCGTCGGTGCTGCGCTCGGTCTCCGACGCGGTGGCCCTCGAGGAGGCGCTGAGCGCCGCCACGCCGATCGTGCCGCGCCCCGCCGCCGCGAGTGCCGCCGCCGGCCGTTCCCGCGACGACGTCGTCGCCTCCGCCGCCTGA